The following proteins are encoded in a genomic region of Hydra vulgaris chromosome 05, alternate assembly HydraT2T_AEP:
- the LOC136080131 gene encoding uncharacterized protein LOC136080131, which translates to MTTIPRHVLNMNSTVKKACDNYIDDIFVDESVETAENVAKYLEKFGLQCKPPEELEKGRKLIGHYPVAGSLRLQASYIKRLDGNIPWNEYVSEDCKEKMNELLHRSEKDSTRGISQLLVQRRLNTIKKIAKDIKNILQWIPSELNLADRLSRIPQKWGRTVCATGIIQQKDIWKVLLIGHFGVDRTLQLCLRNNQNVSRKEISAVIASCNQCNSIDPYSVKWKQGQLSVKQNWNRVALDVTHVGAELYLSMIDCGPSRYTVWRKLVTKTAAEIIGKLEEIFSSFGPPVCLLMDNEFRLHKLTRFADEWDVDFEYRAAHRAQGNGIVERIQRTIKRTVARSRCSIALAILLYNETISSNCIKSPSQRFKQKPTSFFPGVDTRKKVEKYEADNIFKEGDNVWVKPAQETKCNWSWIPGIVRKQNAWSFDVETANRVFPRHFSHLRRRIPDSDNKKDI; encoded by the exons ATGACTACAATTCCTCGTCACGTGCTCAATATGAATTCCACTGTGAAGAAAGCATGTGATAAttatattgatgatatatttgTCGATGAAAGTGTAGAAACAGCTGAAAATGTAGCGAAGTATCTTGAGAAATTTGGGTTGCAGTGTAAACCTCCAGAAGAGCTAGAAAAAGGAC GTAAACTTATTGGACATTACCCGGTGGCAGGAAGTTTGCGTTTACAAGCTTCATACATCAAACGATTAGATGGAAATATTCCATGGAATGAGTATGTTTCTGAAGAttgcaaagaaaaaatgaatgagtTGCTTCACCGTTCGGAAAAAGATTCG ACTCGGGGAATTTCTCAACTGCTAGTACAACGACGGCTGAATACGATAAAGAAAATAGCAAAAGATATTAAGAATATTCTACAATGGATTCCATCTGAACTAAATCTGGCCGATCGACTTTCACGAATCCCTCAAAAATGGGGCAGAACAGTGTGTGCAACCGGAATAATCCAACAGAAAGACATATGGAAAGTTCTCTTAATTGGTCATTTTGGTGTCGATCGAACATTGCAACTTTGTTTACGAAACAACCAGAATGTATCACGTAAGGAAATTTCAGCAGTAATTGCAAGTTGTAACCAGTGCAACTCCATCGATCCTTATTCCGTAAAATGGAAGCAAGGTCAGCTGAGTGTAAAGCAGAATTGGAATCGGGTTGCTCTCGATGTGACGCATGTAGGTGCAGAACTATACTTATCAATGATTGACTGCGGCCCATCACGGTATACAGTGTGGCGCAAACTGGTAACCAAAACAGCGGCTGAAATTATAGGAAAGCTGGAAGAAATATTTTCCTCATTTGGACCGCCAGTTTGCCTTCTAATGGACAATGAATTTCGTTTACACAAGCTAACAAGGTTTGCTGACGAATGGGATGTTGATTTTGAATATCGAGCAGCTCATCGAGCTCAAGGCAATGGTATCGTTGAACGCATACAAAGAACAATCAAAAGAACAGTCGCCCGTTCACGTTGCTCAATCGCTCTGGCAATATTACTGTATAATGAGACGATCTCATCAAATTGTATTAAAAGTCCATCGCAGCGATTTAAGCAAAAACCAACGTCGTTTTTTCCAGGTGTCGATACACGTAAGAAAGTCGAAAAATATGAAGCAGACAACATATTCAAGGAAGGTGACAATGTTTGGGTTAAACCAGCTCAAGAGACAAAATGTAATTGGTCTTGGATACCTGGTATCGTACGGAAGCAAAATGCCTGGTCGTTTGACGTCGAAACCGCAAATAGGGTGTTTCCACGACATTTCTCACACTTGCGTCGCCGTATTCCGGACTctgataataaaaaagacatttaa
- the LOC136080130 gene encoding uncharacterized protein LOC136080130 — protein MKLFKPKSSLILRFEFATIKKASNESVTEFSRRIVRAAEGCKFTDRDDRMRDQFITGFNDGATIKRLLLEFDELTFAKAVEVTVTLERVTQEARQLDGFDNVMVAATSLLPQTIGFAGTNKITCFNCDKFRHYARDCEAKCKNCSHNHRAKDCIKGMQGLKGKGRIWK, from the coding sequence ATGAAGCTTTTTAAACCAAAGTCATCGTTAATACTACGCTTTGAATttgcaacaattaaaaaagcaagtaacGAGAGTGTGACGGAATTTTCACGACGGATTGTAAGAGCTGCTGAAGGATGCAAATTTACGGATAGAGATGACAGGATGCGCGACCAATTTATTACAGGCTTTAACGATGGAGCTACGATCAAAAGGCTATTACTGGAGTTTGACGAACTTACATTTGCAAAGGCTGTTGAGGTTACTGTTACTTTGGAACGAGTGACTCAAGAAGCCCGACAGTTGGATGGTTTCGATAATGTGATGGTTGCAGCAACATCGCTACTTCCCCAAACAATTGGTTTTGCCggaacaaataaaataacatgttttaaTTGTGACAAATTTAGACATTATGCACGGGACTGCGAAGCAAAATGCAAGAACTGCTCACACAATCATCGAGCCAAAGACTGCATCAAAGGAATGCAAGGTTTAAAAGGAAAAGGGAGAATTTGGAAATAA